One Vibrio rumoiensis genomic window, TCTTAGCGGCGCGTATGACCAGTGGTCAGCCAATGACTTCCGTTGGTTTTGAGTTAACGGTGATCTCGGCTTGTGTTCTTGGTGGTGTTTCACTAAAAGGCGGTATTGGTAAAATTTCTTATGTTATCGCTGGGGTATTGATCTTAGGTACCGTTGAAAATGCTATGAACCTGTTAAACATTTCACCATTTGCTCAGTACGTCGTACGTGGCAGCATCTTACTTGCAGCGGTTATCTTTGACCGTTATAAGCAAGCAAAATAACTTCCTTTTTCACTTAACAAAAAACCGCCAATACATTAAGTATTGGCGGTTTTTTATCATCGAATAAACATTACTTTTGCAGTTTTAAAGGCACATATTCTGCTTTATTCGCGATGGTTTCTAAAATATGAATCACGGTTAATGCTTCACTTTTCTCAACCGGAGGGTTGGGTCTTTGACCTTCCACCCAGTTTTTAAAGTCATTATAAAATTGAGTGTAATGTAGGTACTCTGCCGGCACTTCTTCTACTCGATCTTTATAGTAAATCTTACATAAACCTTCTGCCGTATCATGACCAAATGTCGGGGAATCTAAAAAGATACCTTGCTTTAAGTCGCGTTCTTGTTGGTCAATCTCATACTTTTCAACTGTGGCTTCGGTGGCGTTGATAATCCAGCGAGGTGGATGCTTAACAATTAATTGAGAATGACGAACACGAATGCGCAAATTTCCATAAATCAGCTTAATATCATAATAGTCTTCCGGCACGGTATCTGAATGCATTAAGCCTTCACCAATGTAGAAATTCTTCTGGTTACACACATCATAAATAAGGCTGTCTGGTTCCCCATATAAACTGACAATCTGATCGATAAAATGCACGGCATGGCCCAACACACTGCCATCGTATTGGTTGCCTCGGTTATCCGCGCCATCTGGTCGGTAATGAGTGTGGTTCGACTCAATCTCCATCACCTTACCAATATCTTGACGCTGTAATATGTTCTTAATAGTCAGAAAATCACTGTCATAGCGGCGGTTTTGATACGGCGTAATTTTCACATTGTGCGCCTCAGCAAGCCGATACAAATCTTCCACTTCCGCTAAAGTATTGCAAAATGGCTTTTCAACAATCACATGCTTGCCGGCCAAGATACTTTTTTTGGTATATTCATAGTGGTATTCCGGAGGCGTGGTAACGCTAATCACTTCAGCATCACTATTGAGTAATTGTTCAACATCCGGAAAGCGTGTCAGATCGGTGTTCGTTTGGTAAGGCATATCAAACGATTTTGAACCTCGAGTATAAAACCCCACGATTTCATACTGTCCAGAATCTTCTACAAACGGCATGTGATAACGGTTAGTACTTTTGCCGTAGCCAATAAATCCTATTTTCATACATCCCTCTTTATTGCATTTCGAATTTGGCTATTGTGATAATTCTTTATTCATTAGATATCCGAATCATCCTCTTGATACGCATCGACATCCGGCGCAATATCTTGACCGCCTAATGCTTGATACAGCGCCACTTGGGCGACAAACTGGTTATAGCGATTTTCTAATAATGACGCTTTGGCGTTTCGCGTGTTTTCTTGTGAATCCAGTAAATCCATGATGGTGATCGAACCGTATTTATAGCGAGAAATATAAATCTTCTCTGCTTGCTCAGCAGCATCATATTGCTCTTGCAGGCGATCATGTTGATATTGCAACTGCTCTCTGGCCGATAACGCATTTTCGACATCTTGAAACGCCGAATACAACACTTGACGATAATTGACTACCGCCGATTGATATTCAACATCCGCGATTGCCTGATTATTTTGCATATCATTCCACTGTAAAAATGGCAGAGTTAAATCAGCACCTAAGCTACCAATCGGATTGGATAATAAGTTTTTTAATTCTTCCGATGAGCCACCTAATGCGCCAGTTAGCGTCAGTGTTGGCAAGTACTCTAAATCTGCCGAATCTTTACTGGCGAGACTCGATTTAATGTCGTAAATCGCCGCTTTAACATCTGGCCTGCGGATCAATAAATCGGCAGGAACACCCGATGATACTTGCGGCAAGGTAATATCAGGTAATTGCTTAACGTTTTGTGTCATATCGAGCGGCGGCTGATTAAATAAAATCGCAAACGCATTATTCGCTTCCACCAGCTGTTGATTAAATTGGCTCTGCTGCGCTTGCAAGCTGGCGAGGCTGCGTTTCGCTTCCAATACATCCAGCTTAGTCACTGCGCCCAATTGATATTGACGAGTGATCAAGTCTAAGGTTTTTTGCGCATCTGCCACATCACTTTCACTTAGTGCGATGCGCTGCTTTAAATAGCCAATTTGCCAGTAAAGCGACGCGGTAGTCGCCACTAAACTTTGCGCGGTGCTTTCTCTATCTTCAAGACTCGCCATTGCCGCCCATTTAGCTTGATCGGTATCAGCTGAAATTTTTCCCCACAAATCCAATTCATAACTGACCGATAAGTTGGTGCGGTAACTGTCGGTTGAATCGCCACCATCTAAGGGTTTAGACACACCAGCAGAAGTAGTTGAACTTAACTGCGGATACAAATCATCATCAGCCAGGCCCATTTGTAGCCGAGCCTTTTTCAAAGTGAACGTCGCAAGAGCTAAATCGTTGTTAGTGATCAACGCTTTATCAATAAATTGATTCAGGGTTTGATCATTAAACGCATACCACCATGGGTCCACTTTTACCGCTTGAGAAAGATGCTTTTGTTGCCAGCCTTCTGGTATTTGCACTGGCGGCGCTTGATAGTCCGTTCGGGTTAATGTGCCACAACCAGTTAACACAACGGAGCTTAACACTAGGCTAATTATTGTTTTATTCATCATCATTAATCTCGCGCTAATGCTTCGACAGGATCAAGCTTGGCAGCGTTTCTAGCTGGTAAGAAACCGAACACAATACCAATCAAAGTTGAACATACGAATGCCCAAATAATCGACGCTACAGAATAAATCATTTGGAAACTGCCATTGAATGAACTGAGTAATGCGCCCAATCCAAACGCTAAGCCAATACCGGCAATGCCTCCGCACAAACACACTAATACCGCTTCAATTAAGAACTGACGCAAAATATCAATTTGCCTTGCGCCTACCGCCATTCGAACGCCAATTTCTTTGGTACGTTCGGTCACTGACACCAACATAATGTTCATCACGCCAATGCCACCTACCACCAATGAAATAACCGCAATCGAAGAAATCAATAAGGTCATCATCGCGGTGGTCTTTTCAATATTTTGACGAATAGTATCGGTATTAATGGTGAAGAAATCTTCCGTACCATGACGCATTTTTAACAAGCTAATAATGCCTTGCTCAGCGGCACTGCTCGGGGCATTTTCATCAATCCGTACCGTGATGCTATTGAGATAACGTTGTCCCATCATTCGGCCAGACATCGTGGTATAAGGCACCCACACATTCAAACTGTCGTTATTACCAAACGCACTTTCTTTCGGAGCGGTCACACCGACAATCCGCACTGGCAATCGACCTAGGAAGATCACCTGCCCAATCGGATTTTTATCCGGAAATAACGCTTGTCTGGTATTGTCATCAATCACCGCATCTTGCGCTAACGCATCGACACTGTCTTGCTGCCAAAACTGCCCTTGCGCAATCTCATACCCTTTAACGCGAAAATAATCCGGCCCAACCCCTTCTACCGACGCGCTGACCGCTTCATTGTCATAACGAACGGTTAAGCTATTACTGAGTGATGGTGTCACGCTATCGACATAAGATAAGTTTTTAATCGCTTTGGCATCTTCAGCGGTCAAAGTACGCACTCGCCCAGAGCGTCTATCACCAAACCCTGTACCCGGTCGAATATCAATGGTGTTGGTGCCCATGGAAGCGATATTGGCTAAGATTTGCTTTTGCGTACCATTGCCCAGCGCCACGACTGAAACCACTGACGCAATGCCAATAATGATACCCAACATGGTTAAAAAGGTACGCATTCGATGGCTCGACATCGCCAGTAAAGCCATTTTCAATGCATCAATAAAACTGTCCCAATGCCACCAATGTGAAGCAGAATGGCCTTGAGGATGCAATTTCTTTGGAGTAGCAGGAGTCACTTGCGAGGAGGGACTGAACTCATCAGATCGCGTATCAGCAATGATCTCACCATCTTTGATTTCGATAATACGATCCGCAAAATGCGCCACATCCATATCATGAGTCACCAAAATAATGGTATGCCCCATTTGATGCAGCTCTTTCAACAACGCCATCATTTCTTGGCCGCTTTGACTATCTAAGGCCCCCGTTGGCTCATCAGCCAAAATCACATCACCGCCGTTCATTAAGGCGCGAGCGACACTAACACGCTGTTGCTGACCGCCACTTAACTGGTTTGGTTTATGAGTTAAACGCTCGCCCAACCCTAAACGGCCCAATAACTGCTGGGCACGTTCGCTGCGTTGTGAATGAGGCACTCCGGCATACACCGCCGGCACTTCCACATTACCAACTGCGGTTAAATCGCTGAGCAAATGGTAACGCTGGAAGATAAAACCAAAATATTCTCGGCGCAGTTCCGCTAATTGATCGCTATCAAGCGTAGAAGTATCTTGTCCGTTAATCCAATATTGACCGGAGCTAGGCTGATCAAGGCAACCTAAGATATTCATCAAGGTCGACTTACCAGAACCCGACGCGCCAACAATCGCCACCATTTCACCTTGCTGGATCTCAAGGCTGACGTTATTTAATACGGTTAATGACTCATCACCACTGGCAAAACAACGAGTAAGGTTTTCAATTTTCAGTAAAGGCTGGCCCATAATATTACAGTCTCATCCGGCCACGTTTACTTGAAAAGGTATCATCGGAAGGCATGCCAACAATCACTTGGTCGCCTTCATCTAAACCAGAGAGAATTTCCGCATGTACTTTATTATTGATCCCTACGGTTACGTTTTTATACACCACGTCTTGCCCTTGCAAAACAGGGACTTCAAATTGCCCTTCCCCTTTAGATGGTTGCAATACTTGCGCCGGTACAAGTAACGCATCTTTCGATTGATTTAAGATGATCGACACTTGCGCCGTCATGCCAATTCGCAGTGTGCCTTGTGGGTTTTTTACATCAAATAACGCGTTGTAATAAATCGCATCGGTGTCAGTGACCGCAAGCTGGCTATCATCGCCAGTCATAATGGTTGGGCCGGGTTCGATGGCGCGTAATGTGCCTTGGTATTTTTTATTTGGCTGACCCAAAATGCTGAAATAAGCGGTTTGACCTGGTTGAACATGAATCACATCCGCTTCGGAGATTTGTGCTTTCACTGTCATGGTATCAAGCTGAGCAAGCTCAATAATAGTTGGCGTGGTTTGATTGGCGTTGACCGTTTGGCCACTTTCTACTGCGGTGTACACCACCGTGCCGTCCATCGGAGCACTAATCGTGGTGTAGCCTAGATCCACTTGTGCGCTGTCGACATTGATTTTGGCTTTTTCAATTTCCGCTTTTAATTGGGCTAAATCCGCTTGGTAGATCGCGAGCGTCGCTTCTGCACTTTCGTAATCGGCGCGAGAACTGGCTTCGGCTGCCAGCATGCCCTTCTGGCGTTGGTATTCATATTTTGCTTGTTTGATTTGCGCCTGCTTAGCTCGGTATTGCGCATTTAAACTATCAAGTGAGGCTTGCGATTCTTTAAGGTTATTTTGCTGAGTTAAGCTATCAATCTGGGCAATCAAATCCCCTTGCTTCACCTCATCACCTAGTGATACCGCCAGTTTTTGGATTTGCCCTGAAACCTGCGCACCGACATTCACCAACTTGGCTGCTTGCAACATACCATTGGCTAATACGGTATTTTCAATATTAGCGCGCTGCACCGTTTCCGTGGCGTAGGCTGGCGCTGGCTCCGACTGGCCAAAATAAAACCAACTCGCAATGCCGATAACCGGAACCGCAACAATAAGCATCCATCTTTTTTTAATTTTCATAGGGAGAGCGAATTTAGAAAAGTCATAACAAAGTTATACCGATTCTTTCAGAAACATCAAAGGGTAAAGCATGTAAAGAAAGGTAAAAGTACTGATTTATCGGTATCGCGTTAAAGATAAATACACCAAACCGAGCCCCTCATTCGACATTGAACGTGAGCGCTCCCTCACTTCA contains:
- a CDS encoding efflux transporter outer membrane subunit → MNKTIISLVLSSVVLTGCGTLTRTDYQAPPVQIPEGWQQKHLSQAVKVDPWWYAFNDQTLNQFIDKALITNNDLALATFTLKKARLQMGLADDDLYPQLSSTTSAGVSKPLDGGDSTDSYRTNLSVSYELDLWGKISADTDQAKWAAMASLEDRESTAQSLVATTASLYWQIGYLKQRIALSESDVADAQKTLDLITRQYQLGAVTKLDVLEAKRSLASLQAQQSQFNQQLVEANNAFAILFNQPPLDMTQNVKQLPDITLPQVSSGVPADLLIRRPDVKAAIYDIKSSLASKDSADLEYLPTLTLTGALGGSSEELKNLLSNPIGSLGADLTLPFLQWNDMQNNQAIADVEYQSAVVNYRQVLYSAFQDVENALSAREQLQYQHDRLQEQYDAAEQAEKIYISRYKYGSITIMDLLDSQENTRNAKASLLENRYNQFVAQVALYQALGGQDIAPDVDAYQEDDSDI
- a CDS encoding Gfo/Idh/MocA family oxidoreductase, which translates into the protein MKIGFIGYGKSTNRYHMPFVEDSGQYEIVGFYTRGSKSFDMPYQTNTDLTRFPDVEQLLNSDAEVISVTTPPEYHYEYTKKSILAGKHVIVEKPFCNTLAEVEDLYRLAEAHNVKITPYQNRRYDSDFLTIKNILQRQDIGKVMEIESNHTHYRPDGADNRGNQYDGSVLGHAVHFIDQIVSLYGEPDSLIYDVCNQKNFYIGEGLMHSDTVPEDYYDIKLIYGNLRIRVRHSQLIVKHPPRWIINATEATVEKYEIDQQERDLKQGIFLDSPTFGHDTAEGLCKIYYKDRVEEVPAEYLHYTQFYNDFKNWVEGQRPNPPVEKSEALTVIHILETIANKAEYVPLKLQK
- a CDS encoding MacB family efflux pump subunit; this translates as MGQPLLKIENLTRCFASGDESLTVLNNVSLEIQQGEMVAIVGASGSGKSTLMNILGCLDQPSSGQYWINGQDTSTLDSDQLAELRREYFGFIFQRYHLLSDLTAVGNVEVPAVYAGVPHSQRSERAQQLLGRLGLGERLTHKPNQLSGGQQQRVSVARALMNGGDVILADEPTGALDSQSGQEMMALLKELHQMGHTIILVTHDMDVAHFADRIIEIKDGEIIADTRSDEFSPSSQVTPATPKKLHPQGHSASHWWHWDSFIDALKMALLAMSSHRMRTFLTMLGIIIGIASVVSVVALGNGTQKQILANIASMGTNTIDIRPGTGFGDRRSGRVRTLTAEDAKAIKNLSYVDSVTPSLSNSLTVRYDNEAVSASVEGVGPDYFRVKGYEIAQGQFWQQDSVDALAQDAVIDDNTRQALFPDKNPIGQVIFLGRLPVRIVGVTAPKESAFGNNDSLNVWVPYTTMSGRMMGQRYLNSITVRIDENAPSSAAEQGIISLLKMRHGTEDFFTINTDTIRQNIEKTTAMMTLLISSIAVISLVVGGIGVMNIMLVSVTERTKEIGVRMAVGARQIDILRQFLIEAVLVCLCGGIAGIGLAFGLGALLSSFNGSFQMIYSVASIIWAFVCSTLIGIVFGFLPARNAAKLDPVEALARD
- a CDS encoding efflux RND transporter periplasmic adaptor subunit: MKIKKRWMLIVAVPVIGIASWFYFGQSEPAPAYATETVQRANIENTVLANGMLQAAKLVNVGAQVSGQIQKLAVSLGDEVKQGDLIAQIDSLTQQNNLKESQASLDSLNAQYRAKQAQIKQAKYEYQRQKGMLAAEASSRADYESAEATLAIYQADLAQLKAEIEKAKINVDSAQVDLGYTTISAPMDGTVVYTAVESGQTVNANQTTPTIIELAQLDTMTVKAQISEADVIHVQPGQTAYFSILGQPNKKYQGTLRAIEPGPTIMTGDDSQLAVTDTDAIYYNALFDVKNPQGTLRIGMTAQVSIILNQSKDALLVPAQVLQPSKGEGQFEVPVLQGQDVVYKNVTVGINNKVHAEILSGLDEGDQVIVGMPSDDTFSSKRGRMRL